gaatcatgtttcctttttttttatgccCCTGTACTCcttatttatattgttatatgtttcttatttaaaaaaatacgaatattttatgtttaaaacTGTGCAAACATGGTGTATTTGTGAAATGGGACTGTAAATTTGTTGCAAATTTCTAATTATGTTGATGAATTCTAACTGCGCTGAAATGGCGCAGTTTGAAAACTTTTTGTGTTTGCCATGAATTTACAGAGATGTGAACCGCTACAAGGCCTTCAGCTTCCACTAAATTGTGTactgtgttcatttaaatgaatgaatgaccTTGGTTGCAGAGTGACAGAGTAAAAAGTTATATTAAAAACCAGATGTGTCAAATGTACTGCGTTACGACGGTAGTCATTCATTGTCAAAGGTAGTTGTGCGTTGCATGATGTTGCATGATGTGGCACACCAGTGCAATTGGTGTGCCACATCATGCgtttgacattttcttataactcttatacactcacctaaaggattattaggaacacctgttcaatttctcattaatgcaattatctaatcaaccaatcacataaccTAAGACCTAAGACacttgagcaactagaagcctgtattagacaagaatgggacaacattcctattcataaacttgagcaacttgtctcctcagtccccagacgtttgcagtctgttataaaaagaagaggggatgccacacagtggtaaacatgaccttgtcccaacttttttgagatgtgttgatgccatgaaatttaaaatcaacttatttttcccttagagtgatacattttctcagtttaaacatttgatatgtcatctatgttgtattctgaataacatattgaaatttgaaacttccacattgcattctgtttttattcacaattgtacagtgtccgaacttttttggaattgggtttgccCGGTGTCCACCAAATGCGTCAACTTAGCGtgcgttattattattttttgatatcctttatgtattttttttgtacttGGCACACATGTTTTTGCCAGGTAATACAGTTGAAAGCATGGAGGAGAAGATTTTGCAGTCTTTAGAGGACCTGCTTTATACAACCGAAGTGCATAATTTGCTATCGAGACATCAACGCCAAATATTCTGCTTGGAGCTGGATTGGTCAGTTGACTGTAATACTATAATTAGCTGTGGAAAATAGGTGCTGGTGATTCAAGTAAGCTAGAATGGAATGGTTAGCATTGTACAGTTGTTTGTTACAAAGCTAGCTAAACGATTTATTTGCAGGACTAAATTGCAGAGCTTGAAGGGTGTCACACGTGTTGGATTTCTTTGACTTCTGCCCGTGCAAAATCAGAAATAGCAGTAGATTATCTATTGAAGAAGATGCTGGTGTGTTGCTTTCAGATGTATTGCACTtaaagtgcaaaacatttaCTTGAAACGTTAATTTCAGAGCTCAACATTAACAGTTTTGGCCAATGGCCCAGTGGGTTTGAAACTAACTGTCCCCAAAAAATGTTTACTGTCCctccaaaagttgtaatttatcagcATTACAacatataaacaaataattCTGTTATTGAACATGTTtaatcatttatgaaatgcagtctggatatataaaacatatttttatatttctttcatcaataaaaagataagtcaacgtaacattttacttttaatcaaaacactaactcattcaaCACTAAATCATTCAACACTAACTCAGCAAACTGTTGGTCAATCTTAGTTACTAGGTATGCGGTTGTTGTATGTTGTGCAATCACCCAGTGGGCATCTGCACTTAAATTCATGAACGGTCAAGAGCCCTGAAGACAGATTGTCAGCCACCGCTGGGGTGTCATAcagaccaggtgctgtttgtTATTGGTGTTGCTGGTCTGGGATTGTTTGCAAAAGTTGTCAGTGGCTTAAGAGCTGTAGCCTCCTCCAACAAAAActaatgatacatttttttttgtcaaaattgTGTATTATTTTTGTGTATTAAGTTTTAGTAAGAAGCTAGTGGATCTGGTTAGCTTTAAAATGTCAGCATTGTTAACCCTCAAAACATGCTTTAGAATGCAGGAAAATAAGCCTATATTGAAGCTGTGTAGGATACTATGTAGGATATGCCCTatgaaaaacacattgattTTGCCAGCGTTAATGTTACACAATTAAAGAACCTGTGTCGCAATAAACTTTCTTCAAATAAACTATTGATATCTGCACTGTTATCAATACTgtcaacataaataaaatgaatattatTATTTGCCAAAGGTTCAGTTCTGGTATCTTTGGGCTATGTTTCTGTGAACAGTGCCGTGAATGGTTACGCAGATAGTCAGTTTCTTGCATGCCATTGGACCTGCTTATGGTGCACATGGCCCGATCCAGGTCTGGGATATCCACACTTGCTTTGTTTAGGGCTGTAAGCCATTTAGAGTCACAGCATTTGAAAGGGTTGCCACTGACATATATCATATCAAGATGCAAGGACAAGCGATCTAACATGGAAACATTTATAGATGTTAGAGAGTTGTTTCTTACATCAAGTTCCGCCAAAGGCGAACAGCCAATGACAGTTGGGAGGACGTCTATATCATTCCCTGACATGTTTAGTTGTCGTAATGCTTCCAGACAAGGCAGagacaggtcagaggtcatcaTGTTATTACCACTTATACTCAGTGACTGTAAACTACTCTGCAACCCTTCTAGAGCATCTCTAGCAAAGTTCATATCTATGTTACTGGCAAGGTTGAGTGAAACTAGTGGggttttttggaatgtgttctGGAAGATTGTTTTGATACCGTTGTCTTGGAGATCTAGATGTCTCAAAGACTTAATGTTCCAGAAGGAAACACATGAGGAAGACACGTCCTCTCTCCATATCTCAGATGTTCCCAGTTCATCTGATGGCCCACAAGGCCTCACAGAGTTCTCCCTCAGGTTCAATGTCTCTATGCTTGGTAGTGCTTTCAGGAAGGACCGGGACAGTTGTTGAAGACCGTTGTTTTTCAGGTTTAAAAAGCGTAGGGATGGAAAGATCCAGGAAGGTTGGTGGTAATCTCCAACATGACCACCTCCATACTTCGTTGTATTATAGCTGAGGTCCGTTAGACAATTGTTGCTGAAGTTCAGTGTGGATAGGGAAGTGAGTTGGCTTAGAATCTCTGCaggaaaataactgaaatggtTACTACTGAGGTCCATGTAAATCAATGGCATCAGTCTCCAGTTGGAATAtacattgttgttttctacagCATCGTTCAACTTCTCATCATCAGCTGTGGCAACTTCCATAGCCCCcactttgttgttttgtagatgGAGGTATCTCAGTCGGTTGGTCTTAGGAACAATTGGGAAGTAAATCATGTTGTTGTAGCTCAGATCTAAGGTCTCCAGACTGTATGGTTGTCCATCTTCATGAGTGACAAAGAACTCAATGGAATTCCTGCTTAGGTTTAAGTGTTTTACCTGATGGAGCTTAAAATCGCAGATGTAGATTAGATTATTTTTGGCCAAGTTCAACGTTTCAAGTTTTTTCAAAGGCTCAAATGTCCCAACCTCTATCACTGTGATCAGATTGTTTTCGATGTGAATGTGTCTCAAGTTCCGGGTCTCCATGAACTGCTTTGGTGCAAGTCGCATTAAAATGTTACCTGTGAGGTTTAGATGTTCTAGAACAGATTTGTTATGAAGGCAGAGTTCTGCTGCATTATCATCCAGCCCATTCACAGAAATGTCCAACCTCCTCAGTCTGTTTAGTGACGTAAGAGCTTGGCTGTTTTTGTTCACGTTGTGGCTCAACATGTTCCTAGCCAAGTTTAGCTCTTGAAGCTGGGCCATGTCTCTGAAAGCCCCTACATAAATGGTCTCCAGCTTGTTGTAGCTGAGATCTAGGGTCTTTAAGGATGGCAGACCTAGATCCTGGCTGTTTATAGATCTGATTACGTTTTTGGATAGATCCAGATATCTTAGCCTCACATCCAGTCCCTTTGGAACTGATGACAGGTTGTGTCTGCTCCAAGAAGACATAGCCTTGGGatgacaaagagaaaaatattttcaaaatctttCAACACCATCCATAAAGTGTTTTATAGGgtatataaattaaattaatccaGCAGACATTTACTTTCCATTCTTGAAGTGACAGTGTCTGACTAGTTTTCAGCAGACCAATCACTCAGTATAATACAGTAACACCTGACAATAGTGTGACAATACAGCGAGTGCCAGTACAAAGTAGATGTACAGACACAAGTGGGGGTAAGGTTATTAGGTAACAAAACACATAATAAACAGTTGCAGAAGTGTAGATAATGTGCACAGGGCTGCGTGTAacggcagtgtgtgtgtctacagtggatataaaaagtctacacacccctgttaaaataacaggtttttgtgatgtaaaataaagagacaaagataaatcatttcagaacttttcccacttttaatgtgaagaattcagattgaaaaacaaactgagatctttgagggggaaaaatagaaaaataatgaaaaacaaacagatcttcgagggggaaaaatagaaaaataaaaaccttacaataacctggttgcataagtgtgcacaccaatAACTtgagatgtggctgtgttcagaattaaccaattacattcaaactcatgttaaatagaagtcatttcacacctgccatcatttaaagtgactctgattaatcacaaataaagttcagctgttgtagtaggattttcctgaaatgttcttatttgcatctcagagcaaaagccatggtccgcagaaatattccaaagcatcagagcgatctcattgttgaaagatatcagtcaggagaagggtacaaaataatttccaaagcataaaATATCTTCCacggaacacagtgaagacagacatcatcaagtggagaaaatatggcacaacagagacattaccaagaactggacgtccctccaaaattgatgaaaagacgagaagaaaagtggtcagggaggcttccaagaggcctacagcaacattcaaggaactgcaggaatctctggcaagtactggctgtgtgctacatgtgacaacaatctctcgtattcttcatatgaatggactatggggtagggtggcaagacagaagccttttcttacaaagaaaaacatcaagtccgtctgaagtttgcaaaaacaaacatcaagtcccccaaaggcatgtgggaaaatgtgttatggtctgatgaaaccaaggttgaactttttggccataattccaaaaggtatgtttggcgcaaaaacaacactgcacatcacccaaaaaacaccatacccacagtgaagcatggtggtggcagcatcatgctttggggcagtttttcttcagctggaactggtgccttagtcagggtagagggaattatgaacagttccaaatgccaggcaattttggcacaaaaccttcaggcatccgttagtaAGCTTAAGataaagttcacctttcagcacgacaacgaaccaaagcacacatccaaatccacaaaagcatggcatCACCAGaggaagattaatgttttgcaatggcccagccagagcccagacctgaatccaattgaagagggctgtgcacaggaaatatcctcgcaatctgacagattgggAGCGCTTTTGcgaagaagagtgggcaaatattgccacatcaagatgtgcaatgctaatagactcctacccaaaaagactggttgctaaaataaaatcaaaaggtgcttcaacaaagtattagtttaagggtgtgcacacttatgcaaccaggttattgtgagttttctattgttccccctcaaagatttaggttgttttttaattgaattgttcacgttataggtcacattaaaggtggaaaatgttctgacatttgTTCTTTGTCTCATctctttacatcacaagaacctggcattttaacaggggtgtttaaACTTTTTagatccactgtatatgtaatgtgtagtgtacagtggctctcaaaagtataaTTTTATCATgttacaaaatgacatccaaaTGGGTATTATCAGGGTTTTCATTCCCATAGCACGATGCTGCCACGCTTCACCATACGGAGAGTGTTCTCACGATGATGTGGGCTGTAAGGCTAATTGCGTGCACAAGGAATGTACTGTGGTGGTAGGACTCACCATAAAACGTGTTCTAACCTAAAACTTCATTCTCTGCATTCAATTCTGAAGACAAAAATTTTTCGGACAGCCTTACAAAAAAtatagcatacatttttttcccccttcaaaTAGCAGGAGtttgtacatttgaaaaaacaatTGCCTAGCTACACGGCGTTCAGCACTGTTTCCTTCATTGACCAAATAGTCTAGGCATATGTTCACTTGCTTGTCTACACAGGCTCCCTGGAAGGGGTTGTACGTGGCTACGCAAGACTGGCTCTGCTCGGATTTGGAATTAGTTGTGATACGAGAGCAAAGCAGGAAGTTAACACAGCTTGAGTGGTACATATTTACGATTGTAATAGTGGAAATAACTAAGAATTTTTGCATTGACATGCCTTGATCTCAAAGAAAAG
The window above is part of the Esox lucius isolate fEsoLuc1 chromosome 4, fEsoLuc1.pri, whole genome shotgun sequence genome. Proteins encoded here:
- the LOC105026156 gene encoding transforming growth factor beta activator LRRC32-like, whose protein sequence is MIGPTGRAIRSLLLLLLLCSPSTSFSQLNTLTGWFNDDPQAMSSWSRHNLSSVPKGLDVRLRYLDLSKNVIRSINSQDLGLPSLKTLDLSYNKLETIYVGAFRDMAQLQELNLARNMLSHNVNKNSQALTSLNRLRRLDISVNGLDDNAAELCLHNKSVLEHLNLTGNILMRLAPKQFMETRNLRHIHIENNLITVIEVGTFEPLKKLETLNLAKNNLIYICDFKLHQVKHLNLSRNSIEFFVTHEDGQPYSLETLDLSYNNMIYFPIVPKTNRLRYLHLQNNKVGAMEVATADDEKLNDAVENNNVYSNWRLMPLIYMDLSSNHFSYFPAEILSQLTSLSTLNFSNNCLTDLSYNTTKYGGGHVGDYHQPSWIFPSLRFLNLKNNGLQQLSRSFLKALPSIETLNLRENSVRPCGPSDELGTSEIWREDVSSSCVSFWNIKSLRHLDLQDNGIKTIFQNTFQKTPLVSLNLASNIDMNFARDALEGLQSSLQSLSISGNNMMTSDLSLPCLEALRQLNMSGNDIDVLPTVIGCSPLAELDVRNNSLTSINVSMLDRLSLHLDMIYVSGNPFKCCDSKWLTALNKASVDIPDLDRAMCTISRSNGMQETDYLRNHSRHCSQKHSPKIPELNLWQIIIFILFMLTVLITVQISIVYLKKVYCDTGSLIV